The window TGTGTTCTCACTGTAAATTGCTGTCTGCTGACAACAACATTTCCATGTTCCACATCCTCACTCtggtacatgtgtgtgtgcctggaaTGTGTATTTGAGTATGTTAATATGAATTTAGTCAGTATAATTTTGGAGTGTATGCTGGGAAAGTACAGTAAGAGGACATCAATGGAAAACTGTTTCCGTGAGTGACTCATAATCTCACTGTTAGAGGTTTCCCCCGGCAGCTTGTTGTACGTCTTTGCTAAGCGTCCCATGACCAAGTATGCTCACTGTGtaacaatatactgtatgaagcAGTCAGTGAACACAACGCTCAATATTTTCAACACCTGCCTCATGCAAACACAGTATGTGGTAACTGTGGGTGAGTTCAGGGAAGTTTAACTGAAACTGTGTCCCACCTCCGTACATGCTGTTTTATCTGATATCCGCCCAGTGGATCATTATCTGACCCCCCTGCAAACACATTTGACTTTGTGTCATTAAAGGAGTCTGAGCTGCTTTGGTTTCTCAAAACGTTTTCTTTTTTGGCCTCTGTGTGGACTTAGGGAGATGATATTCAGAATTCATACTGATATTCAGAAATGTGGTTTAGCTGTGGGCTTGTTTTGGAGGACAAGTTTTGACGGctcacaatgtttgttttaacctgCACCACTGATGATCTGTTGACTCTATgtgttcagactgcagagaaGACTGCAGGCCTTAGTGCTATGCAAACCTGTTTACATACTGTGTTACTTGTATATAGTCCTCTGCTTGTTTGCAtagtcagtggtggaaaaaataaataaagcacatttactcacTATACTTAAATACAAATGTGAGGTAATGATAAGAATCATAATAAACTTTATCTATATGGCACAATTtatgcataaaatgcaacagaaagtgcttaacataaaaacaaataacaataacgtgtgataaaacaataaaaacacataaatgaaataaaatgtaggTTTAGATTTAAGTGTTCAGacagtttctgtctctcagtttTCACTCCAATAATAAGGATTTGAGTTTTGTGTTGATTTGGCTGTAAGAAGTTCTGAGTCATCCACAAGCTGATGACTGAGACACATGCAACTGTAGTCATTTGATCTTACAGACATAAATAGctgggtatcatctgcataattaTGGAATTGAGGTTACGATTTATAATAATATTGCCAAGTGGTAACATATATAGACTGAAAAGAACTGGCCCTAAGATAGAGCCCTGTGGAATACCGCATGTCAGGTTTATTTTATTAGGTACTTGGACTTTACgtgagtatttctattttatgccaCTTATACTATACTTCTGCATCTACTAATTTTTAGAAGAAAATGTAATACTTTTATTCCACTTCATTTATCTGAGAGCTAAGTTACCTTTCAGACTTTGCAGACTTTACATATAATGACCTTACATGCATTGTAAGCATCATTAGCACAAGCTTGACAGGTACTAGTACAGACATTATGAGTACATTTTGACCTTTTACTTCAGTGGCTTTTTAGTACAGGAATTTGAATCGTAATgtagtatttttttaataagcaGTAATGCTTTCACTTAACCtaggatctgaatacttccccCATCGCTGTGTATTTTAGATGTATTTACTTTTCAAACAGTAATTTGAAATGATTGATATgcagacaaactgttttttcctttaatgtgtGAAATAGTTTTATAAAACCTTctgtgtctccagagggagctgtgtgaaatctgaCAAACTGAGTCAGCATCAGTTGTGGCTGACGAGTACAAGTCTGACAATGACAGAAATCAGGGGGTGTTGAGTAGAAAAGAAGTGAGCTTATCAGACCTCTGTggcccgctcctcatctctgcttgaggctggcagctccaggctacattagccacaACTACCAAAACACACTCGAAACTCTGACCAACGTTGGCAGTCAcattgcattatgggtaatgtaggtgccaTGTTTTGACAGGGAAGAAGAATGCGTGGAGACAATTAAAGGTTGTGCAAAACACCTGAATGGGTGTGATAAACAAGATTTACTTGTGCAAACAAGACTGCAGCCAAGGACTgtacagctctctctctctctctcacacacacacacacacacacacacacacacacattgtatcTGTGTTCTCAGCTGGTGTTAACTTAGAGTATATCAATCACCATGGCGTGTAATTACAAACGTTTATTTCTATATCACAACCATGACATTCATTGCTatcacaatgaaaacaatccAGGTTTGTCATTCTCAGTCGACCATCAGAAAATTCACCCTCATGtaaaaactatgaatgaactataaatgaaacactgacacacactatGAACTGTCCCCTGAAGCTCTACTGACAGACATGTTTTCATCCAAAAAACTATTTCAAAGCATCTTATTTCTCAATATGTCCAAAGAATCACAATAACGaaggcaaaaacacattaaataaactGGGAGCAGTTTCAAATCTCCTTTTCTCTGAGATTATTACTTGAACCTCTTAAATATTGCCTAATCACAATATTTCAACTCTTTTGTTTCATCGTGACAACTTTATTGAAGGGTTGAAACTGGTTAATAATTGCCCAACCCTTTGCAATAGTTGGCTGTGAAAGCACAGTGCACAGTGCCAAtatgacacacagacatttttgtGTTCTTCTCAACCACGCCACACTGAACATATAATTAAACACGTCCATGACAGCATCAACAGGCATGATAAAAGCAGATTGGATGGCAGAACAGTGGTAAACCTTAAAAGCGTGAGGGCATTACCGCTGCATTAAAATCCACTTTgtccttttacatttttaaataaagatacAATTTGTATCAACTGCATACTGGCTCTTATTTTATCCAGTTAACTGTGGCAACTTAAAACATAGTTCCAAAATATATTCTACTACAGTTTATAGCAAGGTGGATAccacaatacaaaataaactcaTGTTTATCTTGGCTTCTGCAGCCTTTTCAGTCTTTCCACTGAAAGACGAGGGTTCAGACGGGCCCTGGACTTCATCTCATCTCAGGGACCTGTTCTGACTCTGCAGCATGAGGATCTCAGCAACCAGCAACTGTGGATCCATCAGCTGAGGAAACATGTCCATGGCTGTGTCCACCAAGTGGGCACTGAAGATAGCGAGGAGCTTCTTCCTGACaacctctctctcaccccccttGCTGGGACTTGGGTGTGCCCCCTGAGGAGGCTCCCACTGCGAGCGCTCCCCCGGCAGGCTGCGGGCCGCTGGAGGATGAGCCCCGAACAGATCGGAccagtactgctgctgctggcggcTGTGGACTCTGCTGTGTTGGAAATCTGTCGGCTGACTGTACGCAGGCATGCTGACTGGGTATGTACCATAGCTGGCGTAACGAGGCGAGCTGTAGGGGGTCGTATcagagctgtggctgctgaCAGGCCCGAGGCTGTAATGCTGGTTGTGGTGCTGGACCGCTGGTGTGGTCCCCTGAGAGGAAGGGCCaagtgagcagcagctgcacggTGCACTTCTAGGAGGGCAATACTGCTGTCTTGCATGCTGAGAGCTCCTATATGTCACCCCATACTGGTGATCACTCCGAGGAGCCTCCACTGGCTGACTGTCTATGGAGCCTAAACCGGAGTCCAGCTGCTCCTGAGAGCCACTACGCCGCACTGAGCCGTGGTCAGAAGACGAGGGCTGGCTGGTCTTCTCCTTTCTAGATGTGGCTCTCTTGCTGGAGCGGTGACCTGCCTTCACCTGAGCtacatgttcatgtttatgATCTTTCTTTAAGGAGCCACTCTCATGTCCCACGGTCAGTTTGTTTGCTATGTCCTCCACCAACGAGAGGCTTTGTCCAAGCACAGGACCGGAGTGAACTGAAGATTGTTTCTGAGCAGTGGAAGGGTGCTTCGCGTTCTCCCGAAGCTCATCTGCAACCAAGCGATTGGACTGTTTGGCTCGCT of the Chelmon rostratus isolate fCheRos1 chromosome 16, fCheRos1.pri, whole genome shotgun sequence genome contains:
- the si:dkey-206d17.12 gene encoding ribonuclease ZC3H12A encodes the protein MHPSEPDPPPDPQHLEAQLDFFHKLGYSTAQVQAVQLQFGHNMDTDKVLGELVRIGASREVRREAKQVTTMSVLVPRGDAVQAVGPTLLLPFPVSSPQSREESGEDEDALRPIVIDGSNVAMSHGNKEVFSCLGIQLTVNFFLDRGHTEITVFVPSWRKEQPRPDVPITDQHILRDLERRKILVFTPSRRVAGKRVVCNDDCFIVKLAYESDGIIVSNDTYRDLQGEKPKWKRFIEERLLMYSFANDKFMPPDDPLGRHGPTLENFLRRFPKTQKKQPCPYGKKCTYGIKCKFHHPERAKQSNRLVADELRENAKHPSTAQKQSSVHSGPVLGQSLSLVEDIANKLTVGHESGSLKKDHKHEHVAQVKAGHRSSKRATSRKEKTSQPSSSDHGSVRRSGSQEQLDSGLGSIDSQPVEAPRSDHQYGVTYRSSQHARQQYCPPRSAPCSCCSLGPSSQGTTPAVQHHNQHYSLGPVSSHSSDTTPYSSPRYASYGTYPVSMPAYSQPTDFQHSRVHSRQQQQYWSDLFGAHPPAARSLPGERSQWEPPQGAHPSPSKGGEREVVRKKLLAIFSAHLVDTAMDMFPQLMDPQLLVAEILMLQSQNRSLR